A genomic region of Chitinimonas arctica contains the following coding sequences:
- a CDS encoding DNA-3-methyladenine glycosylase I: MTETCRCSWANPKNPLYLAYHDEEWGVPCHDEATLFEMLNLEGAQAGLSWETILNKRANYRVAFDGWDAERIALYDAVKVASLLADPGIVRNRLKVAATIVNAQAWLRLRDEGLSLDHLLWDYVDGRAIQNNWAKGEVPAKTPLSDRISKDLSKRGFKFVGSTIIYAYMQATGLVNDHTVHCFRHAALK, from the coding sequence ATGACCGAAACCTGCCGCTGTTCCTGGGCCAACCCGAAGAATCCGCTTTACCTCGCCTATCACGACGAGGAATGGGGCGTGCCCTGCCACGACGAAGCCACGCTGTTCGAGATGCTCAATCTGGAAGGCGCGCAAGCCGGCCTCAGCTGGGAGACCATCCTGAACAAACGCGCCAACTATCGGGTCGCTTTCGATGGCTGGGATGCGGAGCGGATCGCCCTTTACGATGCGGTCAAGGTCGCCAGCCTGCTGGCCGACCCCGGCATCGTGCGCAACCGACTCAAGGTGGCGGCGACCATCGTGAATGCCCAGGCTTGGCTGCGGCTCCGCGACGAGGGGCTGAGCCTGGATCATTTGCTGTGGGATTATGTCGATGGGCGGGCCATTCAGAACAACTGGGCCAAGGGCGAAGTCCCGGCCAAGACGCCGCTGTCCGACCGGATCTCGAAAGACTTGTCCAAGCGGGGCTTCAAGTTTGTCGGCTCCACCATCATCTATGCCTATATGCAGGCGACCGGCCTGGTCAACGACCACACCGTGCATTGCTTCCGTCATGCGGCCCTGAAATAG
- a CDS encoding FitA-like ribbon-helix-helix domain-containing protein, translating to MAMLTVRNLPDDVHRALRVRAAQHGRSTEAEVREILAMAVKPEERVRMGDALAALGRQNGLSNEDFEIFDRVKDRTPAEPLRFE from the coding sequence ATGGCAATGCTGACCGTACGCAATCTGCCTGACGATGTGCATCGCGCTTTACGGGTACGGGCAGCGCAACATGGGCGCAGTACCGAGGCTGAGGTCCGAGAAATTCTGGCGATGGCGGTCAAGCCGGAAGAGCGTGTTCGCATGGGTGATGCCCTGGCGGCATTGGGCCGCCAGAACGGCCTGAGCAACGAGGATTTCGAGATCTTCGACCGAGTAAAAGATAGAACGCCGGCCGAGCCGCTGAGATTTGAATGA
- a CDS encoding helix-turn-helix transcriptional regulator, protein MPRYRDDIKPNLPIALQLQLESLGEAIRHARKERGLNQRALADMIGVAPNTVVAMEQGMPTVQIGSYALAIWHLEVPGVNFGPLDRLLTRV, encoded by the coding sequence ATGCCTCGTTACCGCGATGATATCAAACCGAACCTGCCGATTGCACTCCAACTGCAACTCGAGTCGCTAGGCGAAGCCATTCGCCACGCAAGGAAAGAACGCGGCCTCAACCAGCGTGCGCTGGCCGACATGATAGGCGTGGCACCAAACACGGTGGTGGCCATGGAGCAAGGCATGCCGACCGTTCAGATCGGGTCATATGCCCTTGCCATCTGGCACCTTGAAGTGCCTGGTGTGAACTTTGGTCCCCTGGACCGACTGCTCACGAGGGTTTGA
- a CDS encoding type II toxin-antitoxin system VapC family toxin — MIVLDTNVVSEAMKPEPHPAVRAWLNDQAAETLYLSSVTQAELLFGIAALPAGRRKDSLARTLDGLMGLFGERVLPFDTHAARHYAELAVNAKAGGRGFPIPDGYIAAIAASRRFIVASRDMAPYEAAGVSVINPWEA, encoded by the coding sequence ATGATCGTCCTCGATACCAACGTCGTTTCAGAGGCGATGAAACCCGAGCCGCATCCAGCCGTGCGGGCTTGGCTGAACGATCAAGCTGCCGAAACGTTATATCTGTCCAGTGTGACTCAGGCCGAATTACTGTTTGGCATCGCTGCACTCCCAGCTGGTAGGCGAAAGGATAGTCTGGCACGGACCCTTGATGGCCTGATGGGCCTATTCGGCGAGCGGGTGCTGCCCTTCGATACCCATGCGGCACGGCACTATGCCGAGCTTGCAGTGAACGCCAAGGCTGGCGGACGAGGATTCCCAATACCTGACGGCTACATCGCTGCGATTGCCGCGTCGCGGCGTTTCATCGTGGCGTCGCGCGATATGGCCCCTTACGAGGCCGCCGGCGTTTCCGTCATCAATCCGTGGGAAGCATAG
- a CDS encoding type II toxin-antitoxin system HipA family toxin has product MARETLVHVWPADAVDPIVAGVFRLEPDRRVGTFTYDDQYRAGHFPGLAPDMPIKNKQIKVINGDAIFPLFRDAGPDDWGRRVLERRLGRPVDLFESLVLCPVDGVGNIALGELDSSRSIALTLDEFLEHYEALDTAKKLAETHVETAVLQAVNNGTSLGGTKPKLSIERKDKQFLLKFPANGDTPWLPHVEAALLCMATKCGINACKAEVYRLPGKEKFGLLVERFDRYKVNGGFARIPYVSAHSVLRMDIAELRADPRDIALYATRGFDPQSLARSYPAFADAMMRWCGGKTHHAEQLRELWRRIVFNGLVRNIDDHTRNHGLICSDPHAGIWQLSPAFDVVTPVAAMRRPAMSSAYRYVKAGRHGTGTNTPRLVWSANREDLIEAAVSHYQYEREEASMWFEATQQYVRTHWQTSLLEQGMPNEEVARYENALGLGWE; this is encoded by the coding sequence ATGGCTCGGGAAACGCTAGTACATGTATGGCCCGCCGACGCTGTTGATCCCATAGTCGCGGGAGTCTTCCGGCTTGAACCTGATCGCAGAGTTGGCACCTTCACCTACGACGACCAATACCGTGCGGGCCATTTTCCCGGCTTAGCACCGGATATGCCGATCAAGAACAAGCAGATCAAGGTGATAAACGGTGATGCCATCTTCCCGTTATTTCGCGATGCAGGTCCAGACGACTGGGGGCGTCGCGTACTCGAACGCCGCCTGGGGCGTCCTGTGGATCTGTTCGAATCGCTAGTTCTCTGCCCTGTAGACGGGGTAGGCAATATCGCGTTAGGGGAGCTGGATTCGTCTCGATCAATTGCCTTAACGCTGGACGAGTTCCTTGAGCACTATGAGGCACTGGATACTGCAAAGAAACTTGCAGAAACCCATGTCGAAACGGCGGTGCTACAAGCGGTCAACAACGGTACCAGCCTGGGTGGGACTAAACCCAAACTTTCGATCGAGCGAAAGGATAAGCAATTCCTACTTAAATTTCCGGCGAACGGCGATACGCCTTGGTTACCTCACGTTGAGGCGGCATTGCTTTGCATGGCAACAAAATGCGGCATCAATGCCTGTAAAGCCGAAGTGTATCGCCTGCCTGGCAAAGAGAAATTCGGACTGCTTGTCGAGCGATTTGATAGGTACAAGGTTAACGGAGGGTTTGCGCGCATCCCTTACGTCAGCGCCCATTCGGTTTTAAGAATGGATATCGCAGAACTGAGGGCAGACCCTAGAGACATCGCACTTTACGCTACGCGAGGTTTCGATCCACAGTCTCTGGCCAGAAGCTATCCTGCATTCGCCGACGCAATGATGAGGTGGTGCGGTGGAAAAACCCATCATGCCGAGCAACTTCGCGAGCTGTGGCGCCGTATTGTTTTCAATGGCTTGGTTCGCAACATCGACGACCATACACGGAACCATGGTCTGATTTGTAGCGACCCCCATGCGGGCATCTGGCAGTTGTCCCCGGCCTTCGATGTCGTCACACCGGTTGCAGCCATGCGGCGACCTGCGATGTCAAGCGCCTACCGGTATGTGAAGGCGGGGCGACACGGCACAGGTACGAATACACCCCGTCTGGTTTGGAGCGCGAACCGAGAAGATCTTATCGAGGCAGCCGTCAGTCATTATCAGTATGAAAGGGAGGAGGCTTCAATGTGGTTTGAAGCAACCCAGCAGTACGTGCGGACGCATTGGCAAACCTCCCTGTTGGAACAAGGCATGCCGAATGAAGAAGTTGCCCGTTATGAAAATGCGCTTGGATTGGGTTGGGAATAA
- a CDS encoding alpha/beta hydrolase, translated as MSQLLDAIEMETKPQVAWSVIWMHGLGADGNDFVSIVPELGLAEQAGVRFIFPHAPMIPVTCNNGYVMRAWYDILELDSISRRVDEAGIRLSCKAIQALIARENQRGIPSERIVLAGFSQGGAMAYSVGLTHPERLAGIIALSTYIPSASLLATESSPANRTTPVFAAHGLQDPVVPYALGEAAANQVAAAGNPSSWHSYNMPHSVCMEEIMAIGVWLKARMAGA; from the coding sequence ATGAGCCAACTGCTCGACGCGATCGAAATGGAGACCAAGCCCCAGGTGGCCTGGTCGGTAATCTGGATGCATGGCCTGGGCGCCGACGGCAACGACTTTGTCTCCATCGTGCCGGAACTGGGCCTGGCCGAGCAGGCCGGCGTACGCTTTATCTTCCCGCATGCACCGATGATTCCGGTCACCTGCAATAACGGCTATGTGATGCGGGCCTGGTACGACATCCTGGAGCTGGACAGCATCAGCCGCCGGGTGGACGAAGCAGGTATCCGCCTGAGCTGCAAAGCGATCCAGGCGCTGATCGCCCGTGAGAATCAGCGCGGCATCCCCAGCGAGCGCATCGTGCTGGCCGGTTTTTCGCAAGGCGGCGCCATGGCTTATAGCGTGGGACTGACCCACCCTGAGCGGCTGGCCGGCATTATCGCCCTATCGACCTATATTCCCTCCGCCAGCCTGCTGGCCACGGAAAGCAGCCCGGCCAACCGGACCACGCCGGTATTCGCCGCCCACGGCCTGCAAGACCCCGTCGTGCCCTACGCGCTGGGCGAAGCGGCTGCCAATCAGGTAGCGGCGGCCGGCAATCCGAGCAGCTGGCATAGCTACAACATGCCGCATTCGGTATGCATGGAAGAGATCATGGCGATCGGCGTGTGGCTGAAGGCGCGGATGGCGGGGGCTTAG
- the hrpA gene encoding ATP-dependent RNA helicase HrpA, producing the protein MLPAQFDLALSSCLLRDHHTLRQKLRSLRERHKQGQPTERADAELAQAVAASQAKYAARLAKLPKPQFDESLPVNQRRDEVRSAIAKHQVVILCGETGSGKTTQLPKICLELGRGVAGLIGHTQPRRLAARTVASRIAQELKTELGDTVGYKVRFTDKSSELSLVKLMTDGILLAETQTDRFLSQYDTIIVDEAHERSLNIDFLLGFLKQLLPRRPDLKLIVTSATIDAERFSQHFDGAPVIEVSGRTYPVEVRYKELRSKDQDDADLEMEEAVVDVVQDLWRNDGMGDVLVFMPGEREIRETAEQLRRAKIMGAEIVPLFARLSAEDQQKVFRPSNGRRIVLSTNVAETSLTVPGIRYVIDSGLARVNRYSPRAKVEQLQIEKISQASARQRAGRCGRVAAGICVRLYSEKDFLGRPAFTDPEILRSSLAAVILRMQALKLGRVEDFPFLEAPPGRLIADGYALLHELGAVDSLGSLTRLGQELARLPIDPKIGRMILAGRDEGCLAELLIIASALSIQDPRDRPFEARDAADRAHAKFADDKSDFVSLLNLWHFFEQALQNKQSNKLLVQECHTNFLSYLRMREWRELHKQLADIVEDMGWKVRDSRPVDTPAPAALPEAAPGAGKKAEKARQQAAQNHHDALHRALCAGLLGQVGMKQPDEDEYLGARGIKFSIFPGSGLKKNRPKWVISAELVETTKLYARCVAAIQPEWLEKLADHLVNRDYFEPHWDEGMAQVTASERVTLYGLPVIARRKVHFGSIRPAEAREIMLREGLAGRRFNTRAAFWLHNEKLISEIEELEHKARRQDVLVDETVLFDFYDQRVPAEVMNGQGFDAWRKQAEKEQPQLLFLNRDDLMRHAGESITVQQFPPTLPLDGLELPLAYRFEPGHPLDGVSVQLPLHLLNKVNGHAFDWLVPGLIREKITHLVKSLPKSIRRLCVPVPDFVTRTLVTLDKADHRAALLPQLAQAVGRGIGQPVGVDEFDSGDLPGHLRMNIRVVDDAGQELASGRDLVSLRAQLGEAAQMTFREVAAQPAKAPAPATAKGSKAAGAPPAGAPASPKPAAAGPAIEKDGIVSWNFGDLPAKLTFERGGAKLTGYPALVPFEAACAIRLYDTEAAAEAAHRQGVVRLMQMELKEQVKQLPKCFANFTQNALQLRGVADSDSLMNDLVACVCDRAFIGEDALPRSQKDFDNQKQRAKARLPAVRDAAYRVLQEVGGEYQQLQAQLAKPVRLQSELKQQLSRLVYRGFLQDTPWEQLPHLGRYLKAIKVRLEKYNANQARDAQRGTDVAALWARWEAEQDKWRKLGRDPAPLAPFRWMLEELRVSLFAQELRTPYPVSTKRLNKIWEDLLRQ; encoded by the coding sequence ACTGGCGCAGGCCGTCGCCGCCTCGCAGGCCAAGTACGCCGCGCGCCTGGCCAAGCTGCCCAAACCGCAGTTCGACGAGTCCTTGCCGGTCAACCAGCGCCGCGACGAAGTGCGCAGTGCCATTGCAAAGCACCAGGTGGTCATCCTCTGCGGCGAGACCGGTTCGGGCAAGACCACCCAGCTGCCCAAGATCTGCCTGGAGTTGGGACGCGGTGTCGCCGGCCTGATCGGCCATACCCAGCCGCGCCGCCTGGCGGCCCGCACCGTGGCCAGCCGTATCGCCCAGGAGTTGAAGACCGAACTGGGCGACACGGTCGGCTACAAGGTGCGCTTTACCGACAAATCGTCCGAATTGAGCCTGGTCAAGCTGATGACCGACGGCATCCTGCTGGCCGAAACCCAGACCGACCGCTTTCTCAGCCAGTACGACACCATCATCGTCGACGAGGCGCACGAGCGTTCGCTCAATATCGATTTCCTGCTGGGTTTCCTGAAGCAACTGCTACCGCGCCGCCCCGACCTGAAATTGATCGTCACGTCCGCCACCATCGATGCCGAGCGATTCAGCCAGCATTTCGACGGCGCCCCGGTGATCGAGGTATCGGGCCGCACCTATCCGGTGGAGGTCCGTTATAAGGAGCTGCGTTCCAAGGACCAGGACGATGCCGACCTGGAAATGGAAGAAGCCGTGGTCGATGTGGTGCAGGATCTGTGGCGCAACGACGGCATGGGCGACGTACTGGTATTCATGCCGGGCGAGCGCGAGATTCGCGAAACCGCCGAGCAGCTGCGCCGCGCCAAGATCATGGGCGCCGAGATCGTGCCGCTGTTTGCCCGCCTGTCGGCCGAAGACCAGCAGAAGGTGTTCCGTCCCTCCAATGGCCGCCGCATCGTCCTCTCCACCAATGTGGCGGAAACCTCGCTGACCGTTCCCGGCATACGCTATGTGATCGACTCGGGCCTGGCACGGGTCAACCGCTACTCGCCGCGCGCCAAGGTCGAACAATTGCAGATCGAAAAGATCTCGCAGGCCTCGGCCCGCCAACGCGCCGGCCGCTGCGGCCGGGTGGCCGCCGGTATCTGCGTGCGGCTTTATAGCGAGAAGGATTTTCTGGGCCGGCCGGCCTTTACCGATCCGGAAATCCTGCGCTCTTCGCTGGCCGCCGTGATTCTGCGCATGCAGGCGCTCAAACTGGGACGGGTGGAGGACTTCCCTTTCCTGGAAGCGCCGCCCGGCCGCCTGATCGCCGACGGTTATGCCCTGCTGCATGAGCTGGGCGCGGTGGATAGCCTGGGCAGCCTGACCCGCCTGGGCCAGGAATTGGCCCGCCTGCCGATCGACCCCAAGATCGGCCGCATGATCCTGGCCGGCCGCGACGAAGGCTGCCTGGCCGAGCTGCTGATCATCGCTTCCGCCCTGAGCATCCAGGACCCGCGCGACCGCCCCTTCGAAGCGCGCGACGCAGCCGACCGCGCGCACGCCAAGTTCGCCGACGATAAATCCGATTTTGTCAGCCTGCTCAACCTCTGGCACTTCTTCGAACAGGCCCTGCAAAACAAGCAATCCAACAAGCTGCTGGTACAGGAATGCCATACCAATTTCCTCAGCTATCTGCGCATGCGCGAATGGCGCGAACTGCACAAGCAGCTGGCCGATATCGTCGAGGATATGGGCTGGAAGGTGCGCGACAGCCGCCCCGTCGACACGCCGGCACCTGCGGCACTGCCCGAGGCTGCACCCGGTGCCGGCAAGAAAGCCGAGAAAGCGCGCCAGCAAGCGGCGCAGAACCATCACGACGCCCTGCATCGGGCGCTGTGCGCCGGCCTCTTGGGCCAGGTCGGGATGAAGCAGCCGGACGAGGACGAGTACCTGGGCGCCCGCGGCATCAAATTCAGCATCTTTCCCGGCTCGGGCCTGAAGAAGAACCGGCCCAAATGGGTCATTTCGGCCGAACTGGTCGAAACCACCAAGCTATACGCCCGCTGCGTGGCGGCCATCCAGCCGGAATGGCTGGAAAAGCTGGCCGACCACCTGGTCAATCGCGACTATTTCGAACCGCACTGGGACGAGGGCATGGCCCAGGTCACCGCCAGCGAACGGGTCACCCTGTACGGCTTGCCGGTCATCGCCCGCCGCAAGGTGCACTTCGGTTCGATCCGGCCGGCCGAAGCACGCGAAATCATGTTGCGCGAAGGCCTGGCCGGGCGCCGCTTCAATACCCGCGCGGCGTTCTGGCTGCACAACGAAAAGCTCATCAGCGAGATCGAGGAACTGGAGCACAAGGCCCGCCGCCAGGACGTGCTGGTGGACGAGACGGTGCTGTTCGATTTCTACGACCAGCGGGTGCCGGCCGAGGTGATGAACGGCCAGGGTTTCGATGCCTGGCGCAAGCAGGCGGAAAAGGAACAGCCGCAGCTGCTTTTCCTCAATCGCGACGATCTGATGCGCCATGCCGGCGAGTCCATCACCGTGCAGCAGTTCCCCCCCACCCTGCCCTTGGATGGCCTGGAACTGCCGCTGGCCTATCGCTTCGAACCGGGCCATCCGCTGGACGGCGTCAGCGTGCAGTTGCCCTTGCATCTGCTCAACAAGGTCAATGGCCATGCTTTCGACTGGCTGGTGCCGGGCTTGATACGCGAGAAGATCACCCATCTGGTCAAATCGCTGCCCAAGTCTATCCGCCGCCTCTGCGTACCGGTGCCGGATTTCGTGACCCGCACCCTGGTCACGCTGGACAAGGCCGACCATCGCGCCGCACTGCTGCCGCAACTGGCCCAGGCCGTTGGGCGTGGCATTGGCCAACCGGTCGGCGTGGACGAATTCGATAGCGGCGACCTGCCCGGCCACCTGCGGATGAATATCCGAGTGGTGGATGACGCCGGCCAGGAATTGGCCAGCGGCCGCGATCTGGTCAGCCTGCGCGCCCAATTGGGCGAAGCGGCGCAAATGACCTTCCGCGAAGTAGCGGCCCAACCGGCCAAGGCGCCCGCCCCTGCCACCGCCAAAGGAAGCAAGGCGGCTGGCGCGCCGCCGGCTGGCGCACCCGCCTCACCCAAACCTGCCGCCGCCGGCCCCGCCATCGAAAAGGACGGTATCGTCAGCTGGAATTTCGGTGATCTGCCGGCCAAGCTGACCTTCGAGCGGGGCGGCGCCAAATTGACCGGGTATCCAGCCCTGGTGCCTTTCGAAGCCGCCTGCGCCATCCGTCTTTACGATACCGAGGCGGCGGCCGAAGCCGCCCATCGCCAGGGCGTGGTCCGGCTGATGCAGATGGAACTGAAGGAACAGGTCAAGCAGCTGCCCAAATGCTTTGCCAATTTCACCCAGAACGCCCTGCAACTGCGTGGCGTGGCCGATTCCGACAGCCTGATGAACGATCTGGTGGCCTGTGTCTGCGACCGCGCCTTTATCGGCGAAGACGCCCTGCCCCGCTCGCAAAAGGACTTCGACAATCAAAAGCAACGCGCCAAGGCACGCCTGCCCGCCGTGCGCGACGCCGCCTATCGCGTCCTGCAGGAGGTGGGCGGCGAGTACCAGCAATTGCAAGCCCAGCTGGCCAAGCCGGTCCGGCTGCAAAGCGAGCTGAAACAGCAGTTGAGCCGCCTGGTCTATCGCGGCTTCCTGCAAGACACGCCGTGGGAGCAGCTACCGCACCTGGGACGCTATCTGAAGGCCATCAAAGTGCGTCTGGAGAAATACAACGCCAACCAGGCACGCGATGCCCAGCGCGGTACCGACGTGGCGGCGCTATGGGCGCGCTGGGAGGCGGAACAGGACAAATGGCGCAAGTTGGGCCGCGACCCTGCCCCCTTGGCGCCCTTCCGCTGGATGCTGGAGGAATTGCGCGTCAGCCTGTTCGCCCAGGAACTTCGTACGCCCTACCCGGTATCGACCAAGCGGCTGAACAAGATCTGGGAGGATTTGCTCAGGCAATGA
- a CDS encoding S41 family peptidase, translating to MFKLSRVALTTAAVLAAWPAWAAGNGYFRFPSVRNDTLVFTAEGDLWSAPASGGNARRLTTHPAEENRSSISPDGKWVAFSAAYEGPTEVYVMPLAGGLPKRVSFENSRAFTLGWTPQGEVLFSAQHATGPNAQRVVAAVAPKTLAKRIFPLADANDAVLDDSGEYLYFVRFGLATTGDNARHYRGGALSQLWRYALKGGREAERIGPQDSNLRRPMWWNGQLVVISDQSGRDNLWSMQPDGSNFSPLTQHTTFDVRSASMGNGRIVYQLGADLRLYELAAKRDQAVPISLASDFDQMRPRWLEKPLRYMSSSKLAAEGDKVAITARGRVTVAGIGPIRRVDITQPPGSRLGAAVIGKDGKWLYAICDASGEQEIWRFPADGGSGGHALTHDGSVARVDIYPSPDGKWLAHSDKRGRLWLLELASGKNELADDGSLVGSDEYADIVWSPDSRAIALVRPTNNRQLNQIGLYSLEHKRTHWLTSDKYESTSPSFSPDNKWLWFLSNRSFQLQTGSTWGDRNTGAHLDRRGKIYALALQAANRFPFQPKDELQAAKPTVEDKPADAAKPEAKEARKSDAKPAAIQFEGLAERLFEVPLPAGNFKAVQSSDKRLYLLERNDGKDELKSLAIDNTVPKAELFVADVNEFALSQDGKKLFYRKGDDDGATMYIVDAAAKVPAELGPSSVRIGDWRMRIDPPQEWRQMFADSWRVHRDQLYDRQLRGVDWLAVRKQYLPLLDRVSDRSELDDVLAQMVAEVGSLHSQVVPGDVRRSQDGATAAGLGALLEPVINGWKVAHIYKSERELPSERSPLQAPGVDVRVGDVIVAVNGYRSNEMQDISELLRNQAGQQVLLEVKRGETAVRRVVVTPVNAQQHAALRYTDWEQRRLELVERAGQGKLGYLHLRAMGSTDMASFVREFYGQYERDGLIIDVRRNNGGNIDSWIIEKLLRRVWAYWAPPGTAPYANMQQTFRGHLVVLTDALTYSDGETFAAGIKALKLGPLIGTRTAGAGVWLSDRNNLVDAGRARVAESPQYGMDGRWIIEGDGVQPDMEVDNPPHATFMGEDKQLAAAIAYLQRKLASEPVAPLKPQAVPALR from the coding sequence GTGTTCAAACTATCGCGCGTTGCATTGACCACGGCGGCCGTGCTGGCCGCCTGGCCGGCTTGGGCTGCCGGCAATGGCTACTTCCGTTTTCCGTCGGTACGGAACGACACCCTGGTGTTCACCGCCGAGGGCGACCTCTGGTCCGCGCCGGCGAGTGGCGGCAACGCCCGTCGGCTGACCACCCACCCGGCCGAGGAAAACCGCTCGTCGATCTCGCCCGACGGTAAGTGGGTCGCCTTTTCCGCCGCGTACGAGGGACCGACCGAGGTCTACGTGATGCCCTTGGCGGGCGGCCTGCCCAAGCGTGTCAGCTTCGAGAACAGCCGTGCCTTTACCCTGGGCTGGACGCCGCAAGGCGAAGTCCTGTTCAGCGCCCAGCATGCCACCGGTCCGAACGCGCAGCGGGTGGTAGCGGCCGTCGCGCCGAAAACCCTGGCCAAGCGCATCTTTCCGCTGGCCGACGCCAACGACGCGGTGCTGGATGATAGCGGCGAGTATCTCTACTTCGTGCGCTTCGGCCTGGCCACCACCGGCGACAATGCTCGCCACTACCGGGGCGGCGCCTTGTCGCAACTTTGGCGCTATGCGCTGAAGGGCGGCCGGGAAGCGGAGCGTATCGGCCCGCAGGACAGCAATCTGCGCCGGCCGATGTGGTGGAATGGCCAGCTGGTGGTAATCAGCGACCAAAGCGGCCGCGATAATCTGTGGAGCATGCAGCCGGACGGCAGCAATTTCAGCCCGCTGACCCAGCATACGACTTTCGACGTGCGTTCGGCCAGCATGGGCAACGGGCGTATCGTCTATCAATTGGGCGCCGATCTGCGGCTATACGAACTGGCCGCCAAACGTGACCAGGCCGTGCCCATCAGCCTTGCCTCGGACTTCGATCAAATGCGCCCGCGCTGGCTGGAAAAACCACTGCGCTATATGAGCTCAAGCAAGCTCGCAGCCGAGGGGGACAAGGTTGCCATTACCGCCCGTGGCCGCGTCACCGTGGCCGGCATCGGCCCCATCCGCCGGGTCGATATCACGCAACCGCCCGGCAGCCGCCTTGGCGCCGCCGTGATCGGCAAGGACGGCAAGTGGCTGTATGCCATTTGCGACGCCAGCGGCGAGCAGGAAATCTGGCGCTTCCCGGCCGACGGCGGTAGCGGGGGCCATGCGCTTACCCATGATGGCAGCGTCGCGCGGGTGGACATCTACCCCTCGCCTGATGGCAAATGGTTGGCGCATAGCGACAAGCGCGGCCGCTTGTGGCTGTTGGAGCTGGCCAGCGGCAAGAATGAATTAGCGGATGACGGCAGCCTGGTCGGCAGCGATGAGTATGCCGACATCGTCTGGTCACCCGATAGCCGCGCCATCGCCCTGGTCCGGCCCACCAATAACCGCCAGCTGAACCAGATCGGCCTCTATTCCCTGGAGCACAAGCGCACCCACTGGCTGACCAGCGACAAGTACGAATCGACTTCGCCCAGCTTCAGCCCGGACAACAAATGGCTGTGGTTCCTGTCCAATCGCAGTTTCCAACTCCAGACCGGCAGCACCTGGGGCGATCGCAATACCGGCGCCCATCTCGACCGCCGCGGAAAAATCTATGCCTTGGCGCTACAGGCGGCCAATCGCTTCCCCTTCCAACCCAAGGATGAATTGCAGGCGGCCAAGCCCACGGTGGAAGACAAGCCGGCCGATGCCGCCAAGCCGGAAGCGAAGGAAGCCAGGAAATCCGACGCCAAGCCCGCCGCCATCCAGTTCGAAGGCCTGGCGGAGCGGCTGTTCGAAGTTCCCCTGCCGGCAGGCAATTTCAAAGCCGTGCAAAGCAGCGACAAGCGCCTCTACCTGCTGGAGCGCAACGACGGCAAGGATGAGCTGAAGAGCCTGGCAATCGACAACACCGTCCCCAAGGCCGAGTTGTTCGTCGCCGATGTCAACGAATTCGCCCTGTCGCAGGACGGCAAGAAACTGTTCTACCGCAAGGGCGACGACGATGGCGCCACCATGTATATCGTTGACGCCGCCGCCAAGGTGCCGGCCGAGCTTGGCCCGTCCAGCGTGCGTATAGGCGACTGGCGCATGCGTATCGATCCGCCGCAGGAATGGCGGCAGATGTTCGCAGATAGCTGGCGCGTGCACCGCGACCAGCTGTACGACCGCCAATTACGCGGCGTGGACTGGCTGGCGGTGCGCAAGCAGTATTTGCCGCTGCTGGATCGGGTGAGCGATCGCAGCGAGCTGGACGACGTCCTGGCGCAAATGGTGGCGGAAGTAGGCAGCCTGCATTCGCAGGTGGTGCCGGGCGATGTTCGCCGCAGCCAGGACGGCGCCACCGCAGCGGGATTGGGCGCCTTGCTGGAGCCGGTCATCAATGGCTGGAAAGTGGCGCATATCTACAAGAGCGAACGCGAACTGCCAAGCGAACGTTCTCCCTTGCAAGCGCCTGGCGTGGATGTCCGGGTGGGCGACGTGATCGTGGCGGTCAATGGCTACCGCAGCAACGAGATGCAGGATATCTCAGAATTGCTGCGCAACCAGGCCGGCCAGCAGGTGCTGCTGGAGGTCAAGCGTGGCGAAACGGCGGTGCGCCGCGTGGTGGTGACCCCGGTCAATGCCCAGCAGCACGCCGCGCTACGCTACACCGACTGGGAACAGCGCCGCCTCGAGTTGGTCGAGCGAGCCGGCCAGGGCAAGCTCGGTTATCTGCACCTGCGCGCCATGGGCAGCACCGACATGGCCAGCTTCGTGCGGGAGTTCTACGGCCAGTACGAACGGGATGGCTTGATCATCGACGTGCGCCGCAACAACGGCGGCAATATCGATAGCTGGATTATCGAAAAACTGCTGCGCCGGGTCTGGGCCTACTGGGCGCCCCCGGGTACCGCACCTTACGCCAATATGCAGCAGACCTTCCGCGGCCATCTGGTGGTCCTGACCGATGCGCTGACCTACTCCGACGGCGAGACCTTTGCCGCCGGCATCAAGGCGCTGAAACTTGGCCCGCTGATCGGTACGCGTACCGCCGGGGCCGGCGTATGGCTGTCCGACCGTAACAACCTGGTCGACGCAGGCCGGGCACGGGTAGCGGAATCGCCCCAATACGGCATGGATGGCCGCTGGATCATCGAAGGTGACGGGGTTCAGCCGGACATGGAAGTGGACAATCCCCCGCATGCGACCTTTATGGGCGAGGACAAGCAATTGGCCGCCGCCATTGCCTATCTGCAGCGCAAACTGGCCAGCGAACCGGTGGCGCCGCTCAAGCCGCAAGCCGTGCCGGCATTGCGATGA